From Neisseria musculi, the proteins below share one genomic window:
- the ftsX gene encoding permease-like cell division protein FtsX has product MNPYLFLHLDAAANAARRLLKQPVGTLLVLLMLAVAMTLPLVLYLGVQSSQAVIGKLSESPQITVYMEPGADTGDTEAVKTLLAQDRRIQKTEFVSKQKGLQELQSSMGGQDLVPMLESNPLPDVFIVTPDPATPPEAMKLLQKDLGNLPMVEEARLDTEWMQTLYRINDFAHKVFRFLALTLGAAFVLAAHNTIRLQILSRKEEIEITKLLGAPASFIRRPFLYLAAWQSVCAVAVSLGLCAWLVGVSKQPVSEIFKPYGLNIEWRFFYFWEIVLVFAAVAALGIAGAWLAAQQHLLGFKAKR; this is encoded by the coding sequence ATGAACCCATACCTGTTTCTCCACCTCGATGCCGCCGCCAACGCCGCCCGCCGCCTGCTGAAACAGCCTGTGGGCACGCTGCTGGTTCTGCTGATGCTGGCCGTGGCGATGACGCTGCCGCTGGTGCTTTATCTGGGCGTGCAAAGCTCGCAGGCCGTTATCGGCAAACTCAGCGAGTCGCCGCAGATTACCGTTTATATGGAGCCGGGTGCCGACACAGGCGACACCGAGGCCGTGAAAACCCTGCTCGCGCAAGACAGGCGCATTCAGAAAACCGAATTCGTGAGCAAACAAAAAGGGCTTCAGGAGTTGCAATCGAGCATGGGCGGGCAGGATTTGGTGCCGATGCTCGAGAGCAACCCGCTGCCCGATGTATTTATCGTTACCCCCGACCCCGCCACGCCGCCCGAAGCAATGAAGCTGCTGCAAAAAGATTTGGGCAACCTGCCGATGGTGGAAGAAGCCAGGCTCGACACCGAATGGATGCAGACACTCTACCGAATCAACGATTTCGCACACAAGGTTTTCCGGTTTCTCGCCCTCACCCTCGGGGCAGCTTTCGTTTTGGCGGCGCACAACACCATACGCCTGCAAATCTTAAGCCGCAAAGAAGAAATCGAAATCACCAAACTGCTGGGCGCACCCGCCTCGTTTATCCGCCGCCCCTTCCTTTATTTGGCGGCCTGGCAGAGCGTGTGTGCCGTGGCCGTGAGCCTGGGGCTGTGCGCCTGGCTGGTAGGCGTGTCGAAACAGCCGGTCAGTGAGATTTTCAAGCCCTACGGGCTGAACATCGAATGGCGTTTCTTCTATTTTTGGGAGATAGTGCTTGTGTTTGCCGCCGTGGCCGCCCTCGGCATTGCCGGCGCATGGCTGGCCGCGCAGCAGCATCTTCTGGGGTTTAAAGCCAAACGCTGA
- a CDS encoding M16 family metallopeptidase, translated as MLRPTVFLMLLAAAPAWAQTLSQTLPNGMKVIVKEDRRAPVAVSQLWYKVGSIDEQEGKTGLSHALEHMMFKGTPAVPSGEFSRRVSALGGQNNAYTNRSETVYYENVAAQNLPEVLKMEADRMANLNFSDKEFANEMSVIREERRQRTEDNPFGKLWEHVYLNSYQTPALRAPVIGYMGDLHALKAEDLRQWYRRWYAPNNAVLVVVGDVDAKQTLKTAGRLFGAVPAKPLPPRNIVNEAAETRPASAQTESAVTRQPVLALSYRVPKLDRIDDKTPYALDVLSDVLGGNASSRFDKKLVRGRQAALDIGVNYDMFSREMPLFSIIAMPAGGTGEQELLEMIRSEIADIARNGISRTELERVRAQAAASEIYAKDSMSAQASLMGRLETRGFRHGDEAEIRRRLQNVTAADVQSAARLLTPERSSVVAVQPAQTQPE; from the coding sequence ATGCTGCGCCCAACTGTTTTCCTGATGCTGCTCGCCGCCGCCCCCGCATGGGCGCAAACGCTTTCGCAAACGCTGCCCAACGGCATGAAAGTGATTGTGAAAGAAGACCGCCGCGCACCGGTGGCTGTGTCGCAGCTTTGGTATAAAGTGGGCAGCATCGATGAGCAGGAAGGCAAAACCGGCCTGAGCCACGCGCTCGAGCATATGATGTTTAAAGGCACGCCTGCCGTGCCTTCGGGCGAATTCAGCCGCCGCGTGTCGGCATTGGGCGGCCAGAATAACGCCTACACCAACCGCAGCGAAACCGTGTATTACGAAAACGTGGCCGCCCAAAACCTGCCCGAAGTGCTGAAAATGGAAGCCGACCGCATGGCCAACCTCAATTTCAGCGACAAAGAGTTCGCCAACGAAATGAGCGTGATACGCGAAGAACGCCGCCAGCGCACCGAAGACAACCCCTTCGGCAAGCTGTGGGAGCATGTGTATCTCAACAGCTACCAAACCCCCGCCCTGCGCGCGCCCGTTATCGGCTATATGGGCGATTTGCACGCGCTCAAAGCCGAAGATTTGCGCCAGTGGTACCGCCGATGGTATGCCCCCAATAATGCCGTGCTGGTGGTGGTGGGCGATGTGGACGCAAAACAAACCCTCAAAACCGCCGGCCGGCTGTTCGGCGCGGTTCCCGCCAAGCCCCTGCCGCCGCGCAACATTGTGAACGAGGCCGCCGAAACCCGCCCCGCGAGCGCGCAAACCGAATCGGCCGTTACCCGCCAGCCCGTGCTCGCCCTTTCCTACCGTGTGCCCAAACTCGACCGCATCGATGATAAAACGCCTTACGCGCTTGATGTGCTTTCCGATGTGCTCGGCGGCAACGCCTCCAGCCGCTTCGATAAAAAACTGGTGCGCGGCAGGCAGGCCGCACTCGATATCGGCGTGAACTACGATATGTTCAGCCGCGAAATGCCGCTGTTCAGCATTATCGCCATGCCCGCCGGCGGCACGGGCGAACAAGAGCTGCTCGAGATGATACGCAGTGAAATTGCCGACATCGCCCGCAACGGCATCAGCCGCACCGAGCTGGAGCGGGTGCGAGCGCAGGCGGCTGCCTCCGAAATCTACGCCAAAGATTCGATGAGTGCCCAAGCCTCGCTGATGGGCAGACTCGAAACCCGAGGTTTCCGCCACGGAGATGAAGCCGAAATCCGCCGCCGTCTGCAAAACGTAACCGCCGCCGATGTGCAGTCCGCCGCCCGCCTGCTCACCCCCGAACGCTCCAGCGTAGTGGCGGTGCAGCCCGCGCAGACACAGCCGGAATAG
- a CDS encoding M16 family metallopeptidase → MKPAAALFAAILPLAVYAAVDIQRWYTPEGTQVLLVERHQNPIVDVQISFKGAGSAFSPEGKGEVAGFAAALLTGGTQRLDEEAFKEQADSLAAAISSDSSSEGTAVTLRSLSRPGKLKPALSLLNQALAQPRFDAAVFERIRKQSITALQQQETDPGFIAERALARLNYGSHPYGRPAQTSVDSIRRITLDDIRAFYRSRYGKNNAVVAVVGDIDRRQTEALVRQALNGLPAHSSQSGTVPAVPEHLPRQQNIPFAGEQAQIVMGMPLIKRNDPDYYALVAGNYILGGGGFDSRLMKELRDKHGYTYGASSSLEPSSEAGPLTIGFSTQKANTSAALAAARKVLADFSAEGPTEAELQQAKANITGSFPLRFDTNAKLLGYLSLIGFYNLPDDYLEAYPKAVSALTAGQVKSAWQRRVKAENMNIVVVGAEQGETEAAAGYRPIKRR, encoded by the coding sequence TTGAAACCCGCCGCCGCTCTCTTTGCGGCAATCCTGCCGCTTGCGGTTTATGCCGCCGTGGATATCCAGCGTTGGTACACGCCTGAGGGCACGCAGGTGCTGCTGGTGGAGCGGCATCAGAATCCGATTGTCGATGTGCAGATCAGTTTCAAAGGGGCGGGCAGTGCTTTCAGCCCCGAAGGCAAAGGCGAGGTTGCCGGGTTTGCCGCCGCGCTGCTGACGGGCGGCACGCAGCGGCTTGACGAAGAAGCCTTTAAAGAGCAGGCCGACAGTTTGGCCGCCGCCATCAGCAGCGACAGCAGCAGCGAGGGCACCGCCGTTACCCTGCGCAGCCTGAGCCGGCCGGGCAAACTCAAACCGGCCTTGAGCCTGCTCAACCAGGCGCTCGCGCAGCCGCGTTTCGATGCCGCCGTGTTCGAGCGCATACGCAAACAGAGCATCACCGCGCTGCAACAGCAGGAAACCGACCCGGGCTTTATCGCCGAACGCGCACTCGCCCGTCTGAATTATGGCAGCCACCCCTACGGCCGCCCTGCGCAAACCAGTGTGGACAGCATACGCCGCATAACGCTTGACGACATCCGCGCGTTTTACCGCAGCCGCTACGGTAAAAACAACGCCGTGGTGGCGGTGGTGGGCGACATCGACCGCCGCCAAACCGAGGCTTTGGTGAGGCAGGCGCTCAACGGTTTACCCGCGCACAGCAGCCAAAGCGGCACCGTGCCTGCGGTTCCCGAGCATCTGCCCCGACAGCAGAATATTCCGTTTGCCGGCGAACAGGCGCAAATCGTGATGGGTATGCCCTTAATCAAACGCAATGATCCCGATTATTATGCCCTGGTGGCGGGCAACTATATTTTGGGCGGCGGCGGTTTCGACAGCCGCCTGATGAAAGAATTGCGCGACAAACACGGCTACACCTACGGCGCATCGAGCAGTTTGGAGCCTTCTTCCGAAGCCGGGCCGCTGACCATAGGTTTCTCCACCCAAAAAGCCAACACATCTGCCGCGCTGGCCGCCGCCCGCAAAGTGCTGGCCGACTTTTCGGCCGAAGGCCCCACCGAGGCCGAGCTGCAACAGGCCAAAGCCAACATCACCGGCAGCTTTCCCCTGCGTTTCGACACCAACGCCAAGCTGCTGGGCTATCTGAGCCTGATCGGTTTCTATAATCTGCCCGATGATTATCTCGAAGCCTATCCGAAGGCGGTTTCCGCCCTGACCGCCGGGCAGGTCAAATCGGCCTGGCAGCGGCGCGTGAAAGCAGAAAATATGAATATCGTGGTGGTGGGCGCGGAGCAGGGGGAGACTGAGGCTGCGGCTGGTTACCGCCCGATAAAACGCCGTTGA
- the ftsE gene encoding cell division ATP-binding protein FtsE, whose protein sequence is MIRFEQVSKTYPGGFQALKNVSFTISKGEMIFVAGHSGAGKSTVLKLIAGITKPTRGKVWINRQDTGTLNDNQIGFMRQHIGIVFQDHKILYDRNVLQNVLLPLRIIGYDAKQADKRARTAIEKVGLGGRELADPITLSGGEQQRLCIARAVVHQPSLLIADEPSANLDRAYALDIMELFKTFHEAGTTVIVAAHDETLMADYGHRILRLQEGRFTS, encoded by the coding sequence ATGATTCGTTTCGAGCAAGTTTCCAAAACCTACCCCGGCGGCTTTCAAGCGTTGAAAAACGTCAGCTTCACTATCAGCAAGGGGGAAATGATTTTCGTGGCCGGGCATTCGGGCGCGGGCAAATCCACCGTGCTCAAACTGATTGCCGGCATCACCAAACCCACCCGGGGCAAGGTGTGGATTAACAGGCAGGACACCGGCACTTTAAACGATAACCAAATCGGCTTTATGCGCCAACACATCGGCATCGTGTTCCAAGACCATAAAATCCTCTATGACCGCAACGTGCTGCAAAACGTGCTGCTGCCGCTGCGCATCATCGGCTACGATGCCAAACAGGCCGACAAGCGCGCCCGCACCGCCATCGAGAAAGTGGGCTTGGGCGGGCGCGAGCTTGCCGATCCGATTACCCTCTCCGGCGGCGAACAGCAGCGTTTGTGCATCGCCCGCGCCGTGGTACACCAGCCCAGCCTGCTGATTGCCGATGAGCCTTCCGCCAACCTCGACCGCGCTTATGCCTTGGATATTATGGAACTGTTCAAAACTTTCCACGAAGCGGGCACCACCGTTATCGTGGCCGCGCACGACGAAACCCTGATGGCCGATTACGGCCACCGCATTCTGCGCCTGCAGGAAGGCAGATTCACATCATGA
- a CDS encoding TonB-dependent receptor, translated as MQLCAPKSFRLSVLALALASGFAYADTEQAELNTVRVVGTAVPTRISRAQLDKEVATDLKQVMKDQIGINVGAGNGVAQYYSIRGQGEDNINLDVDNTSQSNKIFHHQSRFQLDPASVKTISVEKGTGSASAGIGATGGTVKVTTVDAKDLLLDGKPFGFKLGSTVSSNKGWSGNAAAYMYQNGFDALAAVNYLHNDDYKDGSGLKNTGSKLKQRSYLAKLGYDFNENHGIRLSYRQEDQKGSRTDKAEFMNINNFVSTGNGSQSKYKGFEGTEQKEETFNLAYRGRDVGFLSKIDANIFQIKTDDYKPPKGAPNDNEKSSRLELSQSKASGANLNLASELWNRHTLKYGVNYRRESSRPSDKSAWLNILGLYDRQDEKKTDYGMYIEGIWDWAPVTLTTGLRYDHFKFDSANRQSVSGGQFNPSAGVIWDVTPTFSLLGTLNQASRSPRLNEVLLANERAGAAADVDAGLKAETARRAEVGFRWRNDNFSVAGSLFQQNIKDVIAYQWAGISNSTGTINSRGRIFNGGRLKNHGYELDAVYRNGGLTARAGVSYVKPKIGGTLYDGSKLIDADNYESSFYFWNTGRQWLTSLAYRFAHPNLEIGWRGRYAQRVAYTSGSRAPYNKGHKAGYGVHDIFANWKPTGKDNLNINAGINNIGDKKYRSHGQRFSNDPTRISFYERGREYVLGVNYRF; from the coding sequence ATGCAACTGTGTGCACCAAAATCCTTCCGTTTGAGCGTGCTGGCGCTTGCCCTTGCTTCGGGATTTGCCTATGCCGACACGGAACAGGCTGAGTTAAATACCGTTAGAGTAGTCGGCACGGCCGTGCCGACCCGCATTTCCCGCGCCCAATTGGATAAAGAAGTGGCTACCGATCTGAAGCAGGTTATGAAAGATCAGATAGGCATCAATGTCGGCGCAGGCAACGGTGTCGCACAGTATTACAGTATCCGCGGCCAGGGGGAGGACAATATCAATTTGGATGTGGACAACACCAGCCAGTCCAACAAAATCTTCCACCATCAAAGCCGGTTTCAACTTGATCCGGCTTCGGTAAAAACCATCAGTGTCGAAAAGGGCACAGGCTCTGCCAGCGCAGGCATCGGCGCAACGGGGGGCACCGTGAAGGTCACCACGGTTGATGCCAAAGATTTACTGCTCGATGGCAAACCTTTCGGTTTCAAACTGGGCTCGACAGTCAGCAGCAACAAAGGCTGGAGCGGTAATGCTGCTGCCTATATGTATCAAAACGGCTTCGATGCGCTGGCGGCCGTGAACTATCTGCACAACGATGACTATAAAGACGGCAGCGGCCTGAAAAACACAGGCAGCAAACTGAAGCAGCGCAGCTATTTGGCCAAGCTCGGTTATGATTTCAACGAAAACCACGGTATCCGCCTGAGTTACCGCCAGGAAGACCAAAAGGGCAGCCGCACCGACAAAGCCGAATTTATGAATATCAACAACTTTGTTTCCACCGGCAACGGCAGCCAGTCGAAATATAAAGGCTTTGAGGGCACCGAGCAGAAAGAAGAAACCTTCAACCTCGCCTACCGGGGCCGGGATGTCGGTTTTTTAAGCAAAATCGATGCCAATATTTTCCAAATCAAAACCGATGACTACAAACCGCCCAAAGGCGCGCCCAACGATAATGAGAAAAGCAGCAGGCTTGAGTTGAGCCAATCCAAAGCCTCCGGTGCCAACCTTAATCTGGCCAGCGAACTGTGGAACCGGCACACGTTGAAATACGGTGTCAATTACCGCCGCGAGTCTTCCCGGCCTTCCGACAAAAGTGCATGGCTCAACATACTGGGGCTGTATGACCGGCAAGACGAAAAGAAAACCGACTACGGAATGTATATAGAAGGCATTTGGGATTGGGCTCCCGTAACGCTGACCACCGGCCTGCGCTATGACCATTTTAAATTCGATTCAGCCAACAGGCAGAGCGTATCAGGCGGCCAATTCAACCCAAGTGCGGGTGTGATTTGGGACGTAACGCCCACATTCTCCCTGCTCGGAACGCTCAACCAAGCCAGCCGCTCGCCCCGCCTTAACGAAGTGCTGCTGGCCAACGAGCGCGCCGGAGCCGCTGCCGATGTTGATGCCGGCTTGAAAGCCGAAACAGCGCGCCGTGCCGAAGTCGGTTTCAGATGGCGCAACGATAATTTCAGCGTGGCAGGCAGCCTGTTCCAACAAAACATCAAAGACGTTATCGCCTACCAGTGGGCAGGCATCAGCAACAGCACCGGCACGATCAACAGCCGGGGGCGCATTTTCAACGGCGGCAGGCTCAAAAACCACGGTTATGAGCTGGATGCCGTTTACCGCAACGGCGGCCTGACCGCACGCGCGGGCGTGTCTTACGTCAAACCGAAAATCGGCGGTACCCTGTATGACGGCTCGAAGCTGATTGATGCTGACAACTATGAAAGCTCTTTTTACTTTTGGAATACCGGCCGCCAATGGCTGACCAGCCTTGCCTACCGCTTCGCACACCCGAATCTCGAAATCGGCTGGCGCGGCCGTTATGCCCAGCGCGTTGCCTACACATCGGGCAGCCGCGCGCCGTATAACAAAGGCCACAAAGCAGGCTACGGCGTTCACGATATTTTTGCCAACTGGAAACCCACCGGGAAAGACAATCTCAACATCAACGCCGGCATCAACAACATCGGTGATAAAAAATACCGCAGCCACGGCCAACGCTTCAGCAACGACCCCACCCGCATCAGCTTCTATGAACGCGGCCGCGAGTATGTATTGGGTGTGAACTACCGCTTCTAA
- the ftsY gene encoding signal recognition particle-docking protein FtsY has protein sequence MFSFFKRKKNQNNAEPAAEPAQTGAAPDGQSASPPTEQASSLPETQPQAVGAHPPNRPAAQPAANPADTETGLPGQDNPNAPAAESHIRPSENEAAPAAETIPAPGSNETAGSLKQPGALTAAAMPAAPAAAAAEAGEPAKTGWAARLKKGLAKSRDHMAKSLAGVFGGGQIDEDLYEELETVLITGDMGMEATDYLMKDVRKRVSLRGLKDGSELRGALKDAVYDLIKPLEQPLAIPDSGQPFVIMLAGINGAGKTTSIGKLAKYFQSQGKSVLLAAGDTFRAAAREQLQEWGARNGVTVISQTTGDSAAVCFDAVEAAKARGIDIVLADTAGRLPTQLHLMEEIKKVKRVLQKSLPDAPHEIILVLDANIGQNAIGQVAAFDDALGLTGLIVTKLDGTAKGGILAALAGNRPIPVRYIGVGEGIDDLRPFSAQTFIDALLD, from the coding sequence ATGTTCAGCTTTTTTAAACGCAAAAAAAACCAGAATAATGCCGAACCCGCCGCCGAGCCTGCGCAAACGGGCGCCGCGCCCGATGGGCAAAGCGCCTCCCCGCCGACAGAGCAAGCCTCTTCTTTGCCCGAAACACAGCCGCAAGCCGTTGGGGCACACCCGCCAAACCGTCCTGCCGCCCAACCGGCAGCAAACCCCGCCGACACCGAAACCGGCCTGCCCGGGCAAGACAACCCCAACGCGCCGGCGGCTGAAAGCCATATCAGGCCGTCTGAAAACGAAGCCGCGCCGGCGGCTGAAACCATACCGGCACCCGGCAGCAATGAAACAGCCGGAAGCCTGAAACAGCCCGGCGCCCTTACCGCCGCCGCCATGCCCGCCGCTCCGGCTGCCGCTGCTGCCGAAGCAGGCGAACCCGCTAAAACCGGCTGGGCGGCGCGCCTGAAAAAAGGCCTTGCCAAATCGCGCGACCACATGGCCAAATCGCTGGCGGGCGTGTTCGGCGGCGGGCAGATTGACGAAGATTTATACGAAGAGCTCGAAACCGTGCTGATCACCGGCGACATGGGCATGGAAGCCACCGATTATCTGATGAAAGACGTGCGCAAGCGCGTGTCGCTGCGCGGCCTCAAAGACGGCAGCGAGTTGCGCGGTGCCTTAAAAGACGCGGTTTACGATTTAATCAAACCGCTGGAGCAGCCGCTGGCCATCCCCGACAGCGGCCAACCGTTTGTGATTATGCTGGCGGGCATCAACGGCGCGGGCAAAACCACTTCCATCGGCAAGCTCGCCAAATATTTCCAATCACAGGGCAAATCGGTGCTGCTGGCCGCGGGCGACACCTTCCGCGCCGCCGCCCGCGAGCAGTTGCAGGAATGGGGGGCGCGCAACGGCGTTACCGTGATTTCGCAAACCACCGGCGATTCTGCCGCTGTGTGCTTCGATGCCGTTGAGGCCGCCAAAGCGCGCGGCATCGATATTGTGCTGGCCGACACCGCCGGCCGCCTGCCCACGCAGCTTCACCTGATGGAAGAAATCAAAAAAGTGAAGCGGGTGCTGCAAAAATCCCTACCCGATGCACCGCACGAAATCATCTTGGTGCTGGATGCCAACATCGGCCAAAATGCCATCGGCCAGGTTGCCGCCTTTGATGATGCGCTGGGGCTCACCGGGCTGATTGTTACCAAGCTGGACGGCACCGCCAAAGGCGGCATTCTTGCCGCGCTCGCCGGCAACCGCCCGATTCCCGTGCGCTATATCGGTGTAGGCGAGGGCATAGACGACCTGCGCCCGTTTAGCGCACAAACATTTATAGATGCTTTGTTGGATTAA
- the prfB gene encoding peptide chain release factor 2, which translates to MEAETVNQLNAMLGDLAGRSSDIRGYLDYDGKKDRLEEVVGLSEDPDLWNDPKKAQEIGKERKVLEGIVLTLDNIAAGIDDNRELLEMVVEENDEAGFAAVQEDIAKLDQMMADLEFKRMFNQPADVNNCFIDITAGAGGTEAEDWAGMLYRMYLRYAERKGFKVEVLEEDEGDIAGINRATVKLEGEYAYGLLRTETGIHRLVRYSPFDSNNKRHTSFASVFVYPEVDDSFEIDINPADLRIDTYRASGAGGQHINKTDSAVRITHNPTGIVVQCQNDRSQHRNRDEAMNMLKAKLFELEMRRRNEEKQALEEGKSDVGWGHQIRSYVFDQSRIKDLRTSYEVGNIKAVMDGDLDGFIEASLKQGV; encoded by the coding sequence ATTGAAGCCGAAACCGTCAACCAATTGAACGCCATGCTGGGCGACCTTGCCGGCCGCAGCAGCGACATCCGCGGCTATCTCGATTACGATGGTAAAAAAGACCGCCTCGAAGAAGTGGTCGGCCTCTCCGAAGACCCCGACCTTTGGAACGACCCCAAAAAAGCCCAAGAAATCGGCAAAGAGCGCAAAGTGCTCGAAGGCATCGTGCTCACGCTCGACAACATCGCCGCCGGCATCGACGATAACCGCGAGCTGCTCGAAATGGTGGTGGAAGAGAACGACGAAGCCGGCTTCGCCGCCGTGCAGGAAGACATCGCCAAACTCGATCAGATGATGGCCGATTTGGAATTCAAACGCATGTTCAACCAGCCTGCCGATGTGAACAACTGCTTTATCGACATCACCGCCGGCGCAGGCGGCACCGAAGCCGAAGACTGGGCGGGCATGCTCTACCGCATGTATCTGCGCTATGCCGAGCGCAAAGGCTTTAAGGTTGAAGTGCTCGAAGAAGACGAAGGCGACATCGCCGGCATCAACCGCGCCACCGTCAAGCTCGAAGGCGAATACGCCTACGGCCTCTTGCGCACCGAAACCGGCATCCACCGCCTGGTGCGCTATTCACCGTTTGATTCCAACAACAAACGCCACACCTCGTTTGCCTCGGTGTTTGTTTACCCCGAAGTGGACGACAGCTTCGAAATCGACATCAACCCCGCCGACCTGCGCATCGACACCTACCGCGCATCCGGCGCGGGCGGCCAGCACATCAACAAAACCGACTCCGCCGTGCGCATCACCCACAACCCCACCGGCATCGTGGTGCAGTGCCAAAACGACCGCTCGCAACACCGCAACCGCGATGAAGCCATGAATATGCTCAAAGCCAAGCTGTTCGAGCTGGAAATGCGCCGGCGCAACGAAGAAAAGCAGGCGCTGGAAGAGGGCAAATCCGATGTGGGCTGGGGGCACCAAATCCGCTCGTATGTGTTCGACCAGTCGCGCATCAAAGATTTGCGCACCTCCTACGAAGTGGGCAACATCAAAGCCGTGATGGACGGCGATTTGGACGGCTTTATCGAAGCCAGTTTGAAACAGGGCGTGTGA
- a CDS encoding cryptochrome/photolyase family protein, whose protein sequence is MTAQPITLVWFRRNLRLFDNTSLQTAIRRGLPVAGAFVFDPAGETAAARNVRRSGFIYHSVAAFQTALSAQNMPLYVLHGRAEHEIPQLAAALAADTVVCAESYEPQGREETNAVGRALGRLGCELVQTDDFAVLPKAAVMAHTGRPHPAFPPYQTAWLQTYAQRFGTWKPADNRLELAALQTRLPEHIRRAPPLPEPAALGMAAGSPPLFAGGEAAAQAQLNRFLERIGHHRLERDFPAKNGTSRLSPYIAHGMLSPRHLVYLARQHGSEGASTWLNNLILRDFFQQTLYHHPNAAQESFRPEYRNLAWPGTAEWFERWKAGQTGYPIIDAAMRCLAGSGWLHNRLRALAADFLVKHLLIDPRLGEAWFAEQLTDYDLAANNGGWQWAAGTSGGAPPHTHIANPVLQSQKFDPDGRFIRRHVPELAHLGKDLIHAPWLAKESIRTHGYPSPIVNHSQQRLRAAAFFKQHEQAV, encoded by the coding sequence ATGACTGCTCAACCGATAACGCTGGTGTGGTTCCGCCGCAATTTGCGCCTCTTCGACAACACCTCCCTGCAAACCGCCATACGCCGCGGCCTGCCCGTGGCGGGCGCGTTTGTGTTCGACCCTGCCGGCGAAACCGCCGCCGCGCGCAATGTGCGCCGTTCCGGTTTTATTTATCACAGCGTGGCAGCCTTTCAAACGGCCTTATCGGCTCAAAACATGCCGCTTTATGTTTTGCACGGGCGTGCCGAACACGAAATCCCGCAACTGGCCGCCGCGCTGGCCGCCGACACCGTGGTGTGCGCCGAAAGCTACGAACCGCAAGGCAGGGAAGAAACCAATGCTGTCGGCCGCGCACTCGGCCGGCTGGGCTGTGAGCTTGTGCAGACCGATGATTTTGCCGTATTGCCCAAAGCCGCCGTGATGGCGCACACCGGCCGCCCCCACCCCGCTTTCCCACCCTATCAAACCGCCTGGCTGCAAACCTATGCCCAACGTTTCGGCACATGGAAACCGGCCGACAACCGTCTCGAACTTGCCGCACTGCAAACACGCCTGCCCGAACACATCCGCCGCGCCCCGCCGCTGCCCGAGCCCGCCGCCCTCGGCATGGCCGCCGGCTCCCCCCCCCTGTTTGCCGGTGGCGAAGCAGCCGCACAGGCGCAGTTAAACCGCTTTCTCGAGCGCATCGGCCACCACCGCCTCGAGCGCGATTTTCCCGCCAAAAACGGCACTTCCCGCCTTTCGCCCTATATCGCCCACGGCATGCTCTCGCCCCGCCATTTGGTCTATCTGGCGCGGCAGCACGGCAGCGAAGGCGCATCGACGTGGCTCAATAATCTGATTTTACGAGATTTTTTTCAGCAGACACTCTACCACCACCCCAACGCGGCGCAAGAAAGTTTCCGCCCCGAATACCGCAACCTGGCCTGGCCGGGCACAGCCGAATGGTTTGAACGCTGGAAAGCCGGTCAAACCGGCTATCCGATTATCGATGCCGCCATGCGCTGCCTGGCCGGCAGCGGCTGGCTGCACAACCGTTTGCGTGCGCTGGCGGCGGACTTTTTGGTGAAACACCTGCTCATCGACCCGCGCCTGGGCGAGGCATGGTTTGCCGAGCAGCTGACCGATTACGACTTGGCCGCCAACAACGGCGGCTGGCAGTGGGCGGCCGGCACAAGCGGCGGTGCGCCGCCCCATACCCACATTGCCAACCCCGTTTTGCAGTCGCAGAAATTCGACCCCGACGGCCGCTTTATCCGCCGCCACGTGCCCGAGCTGGCACACTTGGGCAAAGACCTGATCCACGCCCCGTGGTTGGCAAAAGAAAGCATACGCACCCACGGCTACCCTTCTCCCATCGTGAACCACAGCCAACAGCGTTTGCGGGCAGCGGCGTTTTTCAAGCAGCACGAACAAGCCGTCTGA
- a CDS encoding surface-adhesin E family protein → MNTLRFFSAAAAALLLAACAGTSGPSVSGSWEKIGTTSNGNIRAYVDKSSIRKNGSLVTFRDRKVVQKTDEERYVNTPEYKTAVGTWEMHCTNKTYRLTALQLLNEKGTVLLNQTYTAAGIRPMSIISGSINEKQFEMVCGQNP, encoded by the coding sequence ATGAACACTTTGCGCTTTTTCTCCGCCGCAGCGGCCGCCCTGCTGCTGGCTGCCTGTGCCGGCACGTCCGGCCCTTCAGTGAGCGGCAGTTGGGAAAAAATCGGCACCACCTCCAACGGCAACATCCGGGCTTATGTAGACAAATCCAGCATCCGCAAAAACGGCAGCCTGGTTACTTTCCGCGACCGCAAAGTGGTGCAGAAAACCGATGAAGAACGCTATGTGAACACGCCCGAATACAAAACCGCCGTGGGCACTTGGGAAATGCACTGCACCAACAAAACCTACCGCTTAACCGCCCTGCAGCTGCTAAACGAAAAAGGCACGGTGCTGCTGAACCAAACCTACACCGCCGCCGGCATCCGCCCCATGAGCATCATCAGCGGCTCGATAAACGAAAAACAGTTTGAAATGGTGTGCGGGCAAAACCCGTAA